Proteins co-encoded in one Medicago truncatula cultivar Jemalong A17 chromosome 8, MtrunA17r5.0-ANR, whole genome shotgun sequence genomic window:
- the LOC11417008 gene encoding protein ASPARTIC PROTEASE IN GUARD CELL 1, which yields MALILSQLFISLILSLFFSLTLLPHATTSKANSSSEYSITSIFNVTAANHKTSQILSFKPFHNQEEFPQTFSSSSSFKLKLYPAASLYNTHHQHKNYYSLDLNASLNPGITTGTSNFLVQIGVGGPPQKFYMIFDLQTDFTWLQCQPCIKCYDQPDSIFDPSQSSSYTLLSCETKHCNLLPNSSCSDDGYCRYNITYKDGTNTEGVLINETVSFESSGWVDRVSLGCSNKNQGPFVGSDGTFGLGRGSLSFPSRINASSMSYCLVESKDGYSSSTLEFNSPPCSGSVKAKLLQNPKAENLYYVGLKGIKVGGEKIDVPNSTFTIDPYGNGGMIVSSSSLITMLENDTYNVVRDAFVAKTQHLERLKAFLQFDTCYNLSSNNTVELPILEFEVNDGKSWLLPKESYLYAVDKNGTFCFAFAPSKGSFSILGTLQQYGTRVTFDLVNSFVYLHTLCCN from the coding sequence ATGGCTCTAATTCTTAGCCAATTGTTTATTTCCTTAATACTGTCACTCTTCTTCTCGCTTACTCTTCTTCCCCATGCTACTACTAGTAAAGCTAATTCCTCCTCCGAATATTCCATAACCTCTATTTTCAACGTCACAGCCGCAAACCACAAAACCAGCCAAATCCTCTCCTTCAAACCATTTCATAATCAAGAAGAATTCCCCCAaacattttcatcatcttcttccttcaagCTCAAACTATATCCAGCTGCATCTCTCTATAATACTCATCATCAACACAAGAACTACTATAGCTTAGACCTAAATGCTTCGTTGAACCCAGGCATAACCACAGGAACCAGCAATTTCTTAGTACAAATCGGAGTTGGAGGACCACCACAAAAATTCTACATGATTTTCGACCTCCAAACCGATTTCACTTGGCTTCAATGCCAACCATGTATCAAATGTTACGATCAACCTGATTCCATTTTCGACCCATCACAGTCCTCTTCATACACCCTACTTTCCTGCGAAACCAAACACTGTAACTTACTTCCAAATTCTTCTTGTAGCGATGATGGTTATTGTAGATACAATATTACCTACAAAGACGGTACAAATACTGAAGGTGTTTTAATAAATGAAACGGTGTCGTTTGAAAGCTCTGGATGGGTGGATAGGGTTTCATTAGGTTGCAGTAATAAAAACCAAGGTCCATTTGTAGGGTCTGACGGAACATTTGGGTTAGGTCGTGGGTCACTGTCTTTTCCATCTCGTATTAATGCATCGTCAATGTCATATTGTTTAGTGGAAAGTAAAGATGGATATTCGTCGTCAACTTTGGAATTCAATTCGCCGCCATGTAGTGGTTCGGTTAAAGCTAAGTTGTTGCAAAATCCGAAGGCTGAGAATTTATACTATGTGGGACtaaaaggaattaaagtggGAGGTGAAAAGATCGATGTTCCTAATTCAACATTCACTATTGATCCATATGGAAACGGAGGTATGATTGTAAGTTCAAGTAGTTTAATAACGATGTTGGAGAATGACACCTATAATGTCGTGCGTGATGCTTTTGTGGCCAAGACTCAACATTTGGAACGTTTAAAGGCTTTTTTACAGTTTGACACATGTTATAATTTGTCGTCTAATAATACTGTGGAGTTGCCGATATTGGAGTTTGAAGTAAATGATGGGAAATCGTGGTTGTTGCCGAAGGAGAGTTATTTGTATGCAGTGGATAAGAATGGAACATTTTGCTTTGCGTTTGCACCGTCAAAAGGATCGTTTTCAATTTTA